The genomic DNA AGGCATCCGGCATCCCGACCGGAACTCCCACCTGCACCACGGCCCCTCTTGATCCTTCCACCCCTTTCGTATCCTCCACCACCTCCTCCGCCTCCCGGCGCTTGGCCCAAGCTCCCCGCATTGGCTTGAAGTTCTACCTGCAGGACGGCGGTTTCCGGTTGCAGCCCCATCGCAACCTAAGTTCGGGCGTTATCACCGTATTCGATTTGAAAGGGCGGGTGGCCTTCACCTCCCGCTATGATGCGCCCACCGCTGCATGGAGCGCGTCTTCGGCACGGGGGCTGCATGAACCGGTTTACGGTTATTCCTTCCGCGGGTCGGATGGGTATCTGGAGAGCGGACTGGTGACCATGGTGGGGAACCATTGATAGGAGATTCCCGAAAGGCGGGTAGAGAGGGTTAATATCGGCCTTTTGGGAGTTATGCGAAAGGAACGGGAGCACAAGGGCCGCTTTTCGTTCAGGCAGTGGAGGCGCTCCCAGCTATATTTACCTTCTATGCACAACCATTCCATAATCGCATGCGCCTGGGCCTGCCTGGCGCTTTCCGCCACCGCCGGCCAAGCCCAAACGCAACCGGCCCGCAGCCTCTTCAAGGCGACCACCATTTTGACCGGACTGACCGATCCCACCCATATCGCCTTCCTGCCGGATGGGCGCCTGTACCAGACCCGCATCAACGGCGTCGTCCAGATCGTCGATCCCAAGACGGGCCAAACGACGGCGGCGGGGACCATCCCCACCACGAACGTGCATGAGGACGGCTTGCATTGCATCATCCTGGATCCGAAATGGTCGACCAACCATTTCATCTACGTCCTGTACGGTTCCATCACGCCGGACACGGCCATGGTCGTTTCGCGCTATACCACGGCGACCACCGGCGTGATCGATTTGACCAGCAAGCAGGAGTTGCTGCGGGTGCCCGAGACTTTCGGCTCGTCGGAAGAGCACACCACGGGATGCCTCGCTTTCGGTCCCGACGGCAATCTGTTCATCGGCTTCGCCGACAATACGCGCAACATCTTTTCCGGAACCGCCGCCGGCTACGCGCCGCGGGACCCGACGCGGCTGCTCTACGATTCGCAACGCTCGGCGGCGAACTCGATGGATCTGCGCGGGAAGATCCTCCGCATCCACCCGGAAACGACGGTAGGTGCCGACGGCAAGTGGTACACCGTCCCGGACGGGAACATGTTCCCCAAGGGCACGGATAAGACCCGCCCGGAAATCTTCGTCATGGGCTTGCGCCATCCCTTCCGCATCACCGTCGATCAGAAAACCGGCTGGCTGTTCTGGGCCGAGCCCGGACCGAACGCGACTGCGGACAATACCAACTTCGGCGTACGCGGTTACGACGAAGTGAACATCGCCAAGGATCCCGGCTATTACGGCTGGCCCTACTGCCTCGCGAACAACTTTTGCAATACCGTCCTGGACTACGGCACCGGCAAGGGCGGCGCGACCTATGATCCGGCCCATCTGACCAACACCTCCCCGAACAATACGGGCATCACCACCTTGCCCGCCGCCCGCCCCGCCTTGGTCTGGTATCCGTACAACTCCACCAACGCGGCCTTTCCCACCTTCGAAAGCGGAAGCACCAACACCTCCATGCTCGGGCCCGTATACCATTACGATGCCTCCAACCCCTCTACGGCCAAACTCCCTTCCTATTACGACGGCAAGTTGTTCATCTTCGATTTCTCGCGCAGCCTCATCCATACCGTCCAGGTGGATGCGGACGGGAAGCTGGTCAAGGTCGAACGCTTCTGGGATCAGACCCCCACCAATGCCATCACGAATCCCATCGATTGCAAGGTGGGCCCGGACGGGGCGCTTTACTTCCTGGACTGGTCGGACAACGCCGCTTATCCCCACAACGCGGCCCATGGCAACCTGGTGAAGCTCGAATACACGGGCCCGTCCGAGCCCGTGCAACCGGCCCCTGCCTTCGCGCCGCGGATGCCGGCGCCCGCCTGGACATTGGTCGCGCCCGGGGCCCGCTGGTCGCCGCCCGCGTCCGCCGCGCGCGCGCAAGCGTTCGATCCCCAAGGCCGCCAGGTATGGTCCTGGAGCAAAACCTCCCGCGCGGCCCTGCCGCGGACGAATGCGCAGATCCTGCGCGTGCGCATGGAAAACGAAGCCCCTTGATCTTCCTGCTGCTGGGCCTGCTGGTAAGCCTGGCCCCCGCGGCCGATCCGATCCGCGTGGTCTTCCTGGGGGGCGGCCACACCAACCATAACCCGGACAGCATGCAGACGGAAATCATCCCCGTATTCACCAAGGCCGGCATGCGCGTGGAATACCACACCAACGAATCGGTGCTGAACGCCGATAGCCTTGCGCGCTTCGACGCCATGTTCGTCTACAACGCCAAGAAAGGCAGCAAGACGGACGGATCGCCGGATCTGACCACGGCGCAGGAAGACGCGCTGTACGCCTGGGTGGAGGCCGGGCATCCTTTCGTGGCCGCCCATTGCGCCTCCAGTAGTTACCTGGAGAATCCGCGTTGGGCCCAATTGATCGGGGCGGAGTATACCGTGCATGGCAACGATTTCAAATACGTGACCATCGCCAAGCCCGATCATCCCGCCATGCAAGGCGTCTCCCCGCCCACGTCTTGGGATGAAGGCCGGCTGCACAATTTCCTGAAGCAGGATTTGACCATCCTGGAAACCCTCAACGACGAGAAGACGACGTGGACCTGGGTGCGCCCGCAAGGGAAAGGCTGGGTGTATTACACCAGCAGCGGGCATGACATCCGCGCCTGGAGCGATACGGCTTTCCAGGGGCAGTTGGTCCAGGCCCTGCGTTGGGGCGTATCCGCCTCCCACCCGGCCGCCCTGGCTCCCCTGCGGCCCGGTTCGCGGCCCCCGGCCCTCTTCCTCCTCTGGCCCCAGGACTGGGACCTGCTCGGCCGCAGGGTTAACGCCTACGTTACCCTCCCGCCGCTTCCCTGAAACCGAGCGTCCCCATGGGCATCCCGTCCGCCGACCCTTTTCCCGTTCGCTCCAGTCCAAGTAGGGGAACGCCGGCATCGCTCTTCGCCCGCTTCCGGTTCGGGACCCTGATCGCATGCCTTTCCGCGGCCGCCTTCGGCCAGGAATTCGTCCACCCCGGACTCTTGCATACGCAGGCCTCCCTGGACCGGGCCAAGACCCAAGTCGACGCCCAAGCCGAACCCTGGCTCTCGGGCTGGAAACGGTTGGCGGCCAATGGCCACGCCTCGGCTACCTGGCAGCCCCGTCCCTCCGACACCGTCTTCCGGGGCACGGGCACGCCCGAGAATTACGCCAACCTCTACACCGATATCGCCGCCGCGTACGCCAATGCGTTGTATTGGCGGCTCAAGGGCGATACGGCCCATGGCCAGGCCGCCGTCCGCATATTGGACGCCTGGAGCGGGAAGCTGAAGGTGATCGACGGGACCACGGACAAGTACCTTGCCGCGGGCATCTACGGCTACGAACTCGCCAACGCCGTCGAGCTGATGCGCGGCTATCCCGGCTGGAGCGGATTCGCGCAAAGCCGCGACCTTTTGCGCGCCGTATTCTACCCCTTGAATCATGACTTCCTGGCGAACCACCACGGCGCCTGCATCAGCCACTACTGGGCCAATTGGGATCTGGTCAACATGGCCTCCATGCTGGCCATCGGGATCTTGGCGGATGATCGCGCCATCTATGACGAAGCCGTAGCTTATTTCAAAACGGGAGCCGGCAACGGATCCATCCGCAACGTGGTCTGGTACCTGCATCCCGGAGGCCTGGGGCAATGGCAGGAATCCGGGCGCGATCAAGGCCATTCCCTGTTGGGTCCGGCCATCCTCGGATCGATTTGCGAAATGGCCTGGAGCCAAGGGGACGATTTGTACGGCTACGACGACAACCGCGCGCTGAAAGGTTTCGAGTACGTGGCCAAATACAACCTGGGCGATAGCGTCCCTTATGCCGCCTATGATAACTGCGATCACGTGCAGCAGGACACGATTTCGGCGGATGGGCGGGGAGGATTGCGGCCGGGATGGGAACTCATCTACAATCATTACGTGCTTCGCAAAGGCGTGGCGGCGCCCAATTGCCAGCGCTTCGCGGAAAAGGTCCGGCCCGAAGGCGGAGGCGGCGATTACGGCCCCAACAGCGGAGGCTACGATCAACTCGGCTACGGAACGCTCATGGCCACCCAGCCCCAGGGGACCTTCTTGCTTCCCAGGCCCTCGCGCCGGGCTCCGCTTACCCTTGATCCGCGCCTCCCCACCCTGGATGCCGAAGGTCGTTTATGGCCAGGGCGCGGGCAGGCAAACGGATGGCCGCGACCCGCCGATGTCCGTTTTCCCCTCCCCGCTTTTCCATGACCTGAATTGACGCCGATTCTTCGGCTTCGGGACTCGGTTTGGAAACGGACGTTTGGGTTTCCAGGCCCCTTTTTGGGGCCGTTCGCGTATTTTTGAGGCGAGTTGCGGAAGCGAGGCGCCGAATTCCGTTATCTCATGGAAACGATCTTGTGGCGAAACGTCAGGGCCAATCGCCCTGTTTGGCCTATTATTCCTCAGCCGGCGAGAAAAGCGCCTGGAGGGATGATCGTGACGACGGTACCACCCAAAGCAGGGGATAAGGACTGGGGCGAAGACCCTTCCGTTTTCGACTACACCGATTACCGTCGGTTCCTGAAGGCGTATTACGAACATCAGAAGCGGAAGAATCCCGCCTTCTCCTACCGGTATTTCGCGCTCAAGGCGAAAGTGAATTCCTCCGGCCTTCTCAAGAACGTCATCGATGGGAAGCGCGGACTGGGACGCGGCCTGATCGTGCGTTACGCCGAGGCCATGAAGCTGAAGAAGAAGGAGGCCGAGTACTTCGAATGCCTGGTCGATTTCAACGAGGCCCGCACCGTCGAGGAGAAGCGCATCTTCTTCCAGCGCCTGCTCGCGCTCCGCAAGCCCGAAATGCACCAGGTCCAGGCCAGCCAATTCGAGGTCTACTCCAAATGGTATTACAGCGCCATCCGGGAACTGATATCCGTGATCCCTTTCCGCGGGGACTACGCGGCCTTGGCGCGCGCCTTGGATCCGGCCATCCGACCCGAGCAGGCCGAGAAGGCCATCCGCGTGCTGGAAGAAGCCCAACTCATCGCCAAGGACGCGCAGGGGCGCTTCCGCCAGGCCCAGCCCTTGATCACCACCGGCCCGGAAGTGGAATCCGTAAGCGTCGCGCAGTACCAGATCGCCAGCATGGATCTCGCGAAAGAGGCGATCGATCGCCATGAGGCCGCGGTGCGCGACATATCGACCCTGACCTTGAGCATTTCCTCCGAAGGTTTCGCCGCGCTCAAGGAAGAACTGGTTTCCTTCCGCAAGAAACTGTTGTCGTTGGAGCGCAACTTCCAGGCCCCGGACCGGGTCTACCAATTGAACCTGCAGTTCTTCCCGCTCTCCAAGCTGCCCACGGCGCCGAACCCATGAGCGCGCGTTCGCCTTCGAATGCGGGCCAACGCGGCTCGCGCGCGGCTTCCCTCTGGGCGGTCGCGCTTCTGACGGCCGCCGGCCTGGGCGGATGCCTGGCGGGATCGGAAACCGGCAATACGGCTAAAGGGTTGACCGGCCAGATCCGGACCCTGGACGGGCTGCCTGCCGCGCGGACCCGCGTGGTGCTGGTCCCGGACGGTTTCGTTCCCGTCGATACTCATTCGGCCGCGGCCTTGCCCGCGGTGACTACCGACGCGCAAGGGCGGTACGCGTTCCGGGAAGTCGCCTCGGGCCGGTACAACGTGGAAGCGGTGAATCCCGCCGACGGCACGCGCGCCCGCATCGAGGGAATCGAAGCAGGGGATGCTTCGCTCGAGATCCCCGCCCAAACCCTGGGCATGCCGGGGTGCATCGCCGCGGCTTTGAAGGGCGCGGCCGATACCGTGACCGGATTC from Fibrobacterota bacterium includes the following:
- a CDS encoding alginate lyase family protein is translated as MGIPSADPFPVRSSPSRGTPASLFARFRFGTLIACLSAAAFGQEFVHPGLLHTQASLDRAKTQVDAQAEPWLSGWKRLAANGHASATWQPRPSDTVFRGTGTPENYANLYTDIAAAYANALYWRLKGDTAHGQAAVRILDAWSGKLKVIDGTTDKYLAAGIYGYELANAVELMRGYPGWSGFAQSRDLLRAVFYPLNHDFLANHHGACISHYWANWDLVNMASMLAIGILADDRAIYDEAVAYFKTGAGNGSIRNVVWYLHPGGLGQWQESGRDQGHSLLGPAILGSICEMAWSQGDDLYGYDDNRALKGFEYVAKYNLGDSVPYAAYDNCDHVQQDTISADGRGGLRPGWELIYNHYVLRKGVAAPNCQRFAEKVRPEGGGGDYGPNSGGYDQLGYGTLMATQPQGTFLLPRPSRRAPLTLDPRLPTLDAEGRLWPGRGQANGWPRPADVRFPLPAFP
- a CDS encoding PQQ-dependent sugar dehydrogenase, which translates into the protein MHNHSIIACAWACLALSATAGQAQTQPARSLFKATTILTGLTDPTHIAFLPDGRLYQTRINGVVQIVDPKTGQTTAAGTIPTTNVHEDGLHCIILDPKWSTNHFIYVLYGSITPDTAMVVSRYTTATTGVIDLTSKQELLRVPETFGSSEEHTTGCLAFGPDGNLFIGFADNTRNIFSGTAAGYAPRDPTRLLYDSQRSAANSMDLRGKILRIHPETTVGADGKWYTVPDGNMFPKGTDKTRPEIFVMGLRHPFRITVDQKTGWLFWAEPGPNATADNTNFGVRGYDEVNIAKDPGYYGWPYCLANNFCNTVLDYGTGKGGATYDPAHLTNTSPNNTGITTLPAARPALVWYPYNSTNAAFPTFESGSTNTSMLGPVYHYDASNPSTAKLPSYYDGKLFIFDFSRSLIHTVQVDADGKLVKVERFWDQTPTNAITNPIDCKVGPDGALYFLDWSDNAAYPHNAAHGNLVKLEYTGPSEPVQPAPAFAPRMPAPAWTLVAPGARWSPPASAARAQAFDPQGRQVWSWSKTSRAALPRTNAQILRVRMENEAP
- a CDS encoding ThuA domain-containing protein, whose protein sequence is MIFLLLGLLVSLAPAADPIRVVFLGGGHTNHNPDSMQTEIIPVFTKAGMRVEYHTNESVLNADSLARFDAMFVYNAKKGSKTDGSPDLTTAQEDALYAWVEAGHPFVAAHCASSSYLENPRWAQLIGAEYTVHGNDFKYVTIAKPDHPAMQGVSPPTSWDEGRLHNFLKQDLTILETLNDEKTTWTWVRPQGKGWVYYTSSGHDIRAWSDTAFQGQLVQALRWGVSASHPAALAPLRPGSRPPALFLLWPQDWDLLGRRVNAYVTLPPLP
- a CDS encoding TIGR02147 family protein, producing MTTVPPKAGDKDWGEDPSVFDYTDYRRFLKAYYEHQKRKNPAFSYRYFALKAKVNSSGLLKNVIDGKRGLGRGLIVRYAEAMKLKKKEAEYFECLVDFNEARTVEEKRIFFQRLLALRKPEMHQVQASQFEVYSKWYYSAIRELISVIPFRGDYAALARALDPAIRPEQAEKAIRVLEEAQLIAKDAQGRFRQAQPLITTGPEVESVSVAQYQIASMDLAKEAIDRHEAAVRDISTLTLSISSEGFAALKEELVSFRKKLLSLERNFQAPDRVYQLNLQFFPLSKLPTAPNP